A stretch of DNA from Granulicella pectinivorans:
GCGCTGGATTCGAGCTCGCTGAATATCCTCGGGACGCTGCATGGCTTCAAGGCCGAGCAGATGTTCGAGGCGCGTCTGGTGCTGGAGGCCAATGTGGCGGCCCTGGCTGCGGAGCGGGCGACCGAGGAGCATCTGACGGAGCTGGCCGAAGAGGTCGCCGAGATGTACGCGGCGCTGGACGATCCGCAGGAGTATCTGATCCACGACGTGCGGTTCCACCGGACCATTGCGCGGGCCTCGGGCAACCCGATTCTGGGTGCGCTGATGGAGACGATTACGGCAAATATGTACGATTCGCGCCAGACGACGGTGGGCCAGGCGGCCGATTTGAAGGAGTCGTCGGAGATGCACCGGGAGATCTTCCGGGCAATCCGGGCAAAGAACGCGGCGCTGGCGAAGTCCACGATGGAGCAGCATTTGAAGATGGCCAGGACGGCGCAGGAGATCGAGGCTGCGGCTCTCGAGGGGGCTTCAGCCACCGAGACGGCGACGGTCTAACGCCGCGTTTGGTCTGACCGCTTCGATCCTCTCCTTCAAACAGGTCAGACCCATCCGTGGTGTTTTCGGCATTTACCAGCAGTTTTCGGTCCATGCAACCATGGTTTTTTGCATGGCGATCACGTCCAACCTGTGCTTCTGGACGGGACTGATAAACTTAGGGTTCCCATGTCTGATATTGCACAGTCCGCCCCGCAGAAGTTTTACCTGACGACCCCGATTTACTACGTGAACGCCCGGCCGCACATCGGGCATGCCTACTCGACGATTGTGGGGGACGTGATTGCGCGGCGTCACCGGCTGCTGGGGGACGACACGTATTTCCTGACCGGGACCGATGAGCACGGGCAGAAGATCGAGCGGTCGGCGGCAGCGGCGGGTGTGCCTCCGCAGGAGTTTGCCGATGGGGTGTCGAAGACGTTCTCGGACCTTTGGAAGCGGATGGGGATTACGCATGATGGGTTCATTCGCACGACCGAGGAGCGGCATAAGAAGGGCGTGCAGAAGCTGTTTGCCGCGCTGAAGGAGCGCGGGGCGATTTACCTGGATACGTATACGGGGCAGTATTGCGTGTCGGATGAGGCGTTCGTCGATGTTGCGCAGGGGGAGCGGTGCCCTGACTGCGGGAACATGACGGAGACGATCACGGAGTCGAACTACTACTTCAAGCTTTCGGAGTATGGGGAGAGGCTGGCGGGGCTGATCGAGTCGGGTGAGTTGCTGATTCAGCCGGAGGCTCGGCGGAATGAGGTGCTCTCGTTTGTGAAGAGCGGACTGAAGGATCAGTCGATCTCACGGACGAGCTTCAAGTGGGGCGTGCCGGTTCCGGGCGATGAAGAGCATGTGATTTATGTGTGGTTCGATGCGCTGGTGAACTACATGACGGGCGTTGGGTATGGCTCGGATGAGCCGGCGGAGATTGCCAAGTTTGAGAAGTACTGGCCGGCGGATTTGCACCTTGTCGGTAAGGAGATTATCCGGTTTCACTGTGTGTATTGGCCGGCGTTTTTGATGGCGGCTGGGCTGCCGATTCCGAAGTCGATTGTGGCGAATGGGTGGCTGCTGTTTGAAGAGTCGAAGATGTCGAAGTCCAAAGGGAACGTCGTTCGGACGGAGACGATTCTGGATGCGTTTGGTGGTTTGAAGCCGGATCTGCCGAAGAAGGAGCAGGATCTTTTTGGGGCGGATGTGCTGCGGTATTTTCTGCTGCGGGAGATTCCGTTTGGGCAGGATGGGAGCTTCTCGTTCGACTCGCTGGTGACGCGGTATAACGCGGATTTGGCGAACGGGTATGGGAATCTGGTGAGCCGGACGCTGAAGCTGATTGAACAAAGCCTTCAATCTGTGATTCCTTATGTTGATCTTCCAGCAGTTCCTGACGTAGATCGTGATGAGGAAGCTTGGGAGTCATATGCATTCGGAAGGTCGAATCCTGAGGCGATGTGGTCAGGCAACCAAACGCCTTTTGAGACGCTTTATCAATTAGTGCGAAACACGGTCAGCTTGTCGAAATTTCAGAGCGAACTCTACTCTGGGTTTGCACTGAACGCTCTGCTCGCAGAGATTCAAAAGATCATTGCCTTGGCTGATGGATACATTTCTTCCAGGGCACCTTGGAAATTGGCGAAACAGGATAGCGTTGAAGCGCGACGTGAGCTTGAAGAAGTTCTGTACTGCTCCGCACAGGCGATCCAGATCATTACCGGATTGTTGTATCCGGTAATGCCGTATGCGACTTCTAAGGTTTGGGAGCAGCTTGGGCTTGGGGATATTGAAGAGGCCGCCAGAAACGGTGAGTTGAAGGATTTGCAGTGGGGCGGTTTGAAGCCCGGTACGAAGCTTGGGGTGCTTGCCCCTATTTTTCCGCGAGCGGATAAAGGATTGATTCAGGTTATGAGTGAAGTGGAAGCGAACAAGGTGGTTCCGAAGTCTGCGTTTACCGATGAGGTTGTGCCGGCGGCTCCCGTTGTGGATGCGACGCATCCGGCGGCTGGGCCACGGACGTTTGGGGAAGAGGGCGCGGGTGCGCATGTTGGGGGATCGGCCGCAGAGTCGACGGAGCGGGTGGGGACGCCTTCGCATACGGAGGCTGTGGCTTCGGGGGTGTTTGCGGCCTCAGCGTTGGCTTCGGCTGTGCCGGATACTCCGCAGATTGCGATTGACGATTTTGTGAAGGTGGATCTGCGGGTGGCGCAGATTGTGGTCGCGGAGAGGATTCCGAAGGCCGACAAGCTGCTTCGTTTGGAGGTGGACCTGGGGTATGAGAAGAGGCAGATTCTTTCGGGGATCGCGGAGTGGTATACGCCGGAGGATCTGATTGGGCGGAAGATCGTGATTATCGCGAACCTGGCCCCGCGGAAGATGCGGGGGTTGGAGTCGCGTGGGATGTTGCTGGCGGCGAGCGAGGGCGAGAACGGGAAGCCGGTGCTGGCTACGTTCGGGGAAGAGATCGCCGTGGGTACCCGGCTGCGGTAGGTCTTCGCTGCTTCGGTAAGTGAAATGTACGATGGAATGAGAGGCAGAGAGAAACAGGCAAACGCCTGGTTCTTCTCTGCCTTTTTTGCCCGTCTTCTTTTGCCGGTAAGGACGACCGCGTTCTTCTTCTGGGGTAGGGAGGTGCGGCCTCCATGGAGAGACGCGAGGCGTGTTCTTTTCTCAGAGTGAGCAATACAAACCATCTTTCCTGGCCGTGATTCCCTATAAGAAGAGGCTTGAATCAGCCTCGGCTTTTCACGACGCTCGATGGTATGCGTGGCATCGCCGCTCTGGGCGTTGTGGTGCTTCATCGTGCAGGAATTCTGGGACGATTTCATGCATCCCATGGGCACCTGGCGGTGGACTTTTTCTTTCTGCTGAGCGGGTTTGTGTTGACGTTCGCGTACCAGAAGAGGCTGGATAGCGGCTGGCCGACGAGGGAGTTTCTGAAGGTGCGGCTGGTGCGGTTGTATCCGTTGTATGGTCTGGCGATGCTGATGGGATGCGTATCGTACGCGATGATCTCGACGGTCGGCATGGCGTCGATGTGGCAAGCGCAGTCGTTGAGCAGGCTGGGGCTGGGGCTGCTGCTGGTGCCGATCTTCTGGAACCGCTGGGTTTTGTATCCGCTGAATTTTCCGCTGTGGTCGGTGATCTTCGAGATCGTGGCGAATGTGGTGCATGCGTCCGTGTTTCGGCGGCGGAGTTGGCGGTTTGTCGCGGCGTTCACGGTTGCGGGTTTTTTGGGGCTTTGCGCGCTCTTGTTCCACTTTCGATCGATCAACTATGGGGTGCGGAATCCGCATGCAGTGTGGGGGCTGGTGCGTCTGCTGTTCGGATATACATCGGGGATGTTGCTGTACCGGGTGTGGAGGTCGGGCTGGGTGAGGGTGAAGCTTCCCTCGGTGTGTGTGGTGGCTCTTCTGCTGGGCGTGCTGGTTATTCCGGTTCCGCAGGCGAGGATAGCGTTGTATGAATTGGTGTGCGTGGTGGTGGTGTTTCCTGTGATTTTGCTGCTGGGGGTTTCGACGGAGCCACCGCAGGTGTTGGTGGGGACGTTTCGTGCGCTTGGTGTGGCTTCGTACGCGGTGTATGTGGTGCAGGAGCCCTGGTACCAGTTTTTGAACCGGGTTTGGATGCTGGTTCCGGGACACGGGGAGCTCACGTCGAGTTGGGTGTCCGGGACGCTCTACCTGGGGACGCTGATGGGACTGGCACTGATTCTCGACCGGTTCTACGATGGGCCGGTGCGGGCCTGGATGACGCAGGCGATGACGGCGCGGCGGCCGGCCGCGATGCGGAAGAAGGTTCCGCCGGTCGCGGCCTAGACGAGTTGCTTGGGGGACTCGTGGCTTACTCCGATGACGAAGTAGCGGGCGGGGACGTTGCCGATGTTGCGGATGGTGTGGGCGGTCATGGAGGTGGCGAGGATGACGCCGCCAGGGCCTACTTTTTCCGATTTGCCGTCGTGCTCGAAGGCTACGGTGCCCTCGCGGATGAGGAGGATGTCGGAGGGGCGGTGCTGGTGGAGGGGGTTGGGGGTGGCTCCGACGGGGATGGTGGACTCGTGGATGGAGACGTACTCGCCGGTGAGGAAGGTGCCCTGGGTGACCTGTCGGGATTCGCTTCCGTTGGGGTTCTTCCTGGTGGGGAGATCTTCGTAGAGGAAGACGCGGGGGGTGCCGAGGATGGGGTCGCTGGGGTTGGGGAGGGGCTGGGATTCGGCGGCGGGGGCTAGAGCCAGGGCGGAGAGGCTGGTGATTAGGTCGCGGCGGTTCATGGGTGGAATCTTACGCCGGGGTGGGATGGGTGGGAAAGAGAACGAGTTCGCGGCGGAGAGACCCACATCTCAGAATCGAAACCCGTTCGGCAAGCTCAGGGCAAGCGTGTAGCACCCAGGTTGGTGGCTCTATCTCTTCGGTGGTGCGCTAGACTTAGGGGATAACTTTTTGAGCTGGAAAGCGTGACTATGAGCGTGGAAGTGAAGAAGAAGGCGTTGACGTTTCAGGAGCTGTTGTTCACGTTGCAGAGGTTCTGGGCGGAGCGGGGATGTGTGTTGCAGCAGCCGTATGACGTGGAGGTTGGCGCGGGGACGATGTCGCCGGATACGTTTCTGCGGGTGTTGGGGCCTAAGCCGGTGCGGATTGCGTATGCGCAGCCCTCGCGTCGGCCGGCCGACGGACGGTACGGGGAGAATCCGAACCGTCTGTTCCGGCATACGCAGTTTCAGGTGATTCTGAAACCGCCACCGGCGCGTGTGCAGGAGATGTATCTCGAATCGCTCGAGGCGATCGGGATCAACCTTAAGGAACACGACATCAAGTTCGAGGAAGACAACTGGGAGTGGCCGGTTGGCGGGGCTTGGGGCGTGGGCTGGCAGGTGATGCTGGACGGGCTGGAGATCACGCAGTTCACGTACTTCCAGCAGTGCGGCGGGATGGATCTGGACCCGATCTGCGGGGAGATTACGTATGGGCTGGAGAGGATCGCAGGGTTCCTGCAGGATGTGGATTCGATCTATGACATCGTGTGGGCCGTGGAGCCGGATACCGGGCGCGAAGTGACGTACGGGGAGATGCGGCTGGCGGAGGAAGAGCAGTTTTCGGCCTATGGGTTCGACTATGCCTCCGTGCCTTCGCTTTGGAAGCATCTGGAGCTGTATGAAGAGGAGTGCCTGGCGATCCTTGAGACGTCGAAGGGCTATGACGGGATGGATGCGCTGACGACGAAGCGTTTCCCGGTGCTGGGGGCTTATGAGCTGGCGCTGAAGTGCTCACATCTGTTCAATTTGCTGGATGCTCGGGGAGCGATTTCCGTTACGGAGCGGGTTGGTGTGATGGCCCGAATTCGGACGCTGGTGCTGGGCGTGGCTAAGGCTTATGTGGGCCAGGGCGAGGCGCTGACGGCAGGGAAAAGGGATTAGGGAACAGTACAGCTACGGCTGGCGGAGAGTTTCGGTTATGGATTTCTTGTTTGAGATTGGTTTGGAAGAGGTTCCGGCGCGGATGATTGCGGGTGCCGAGGCGGAGTTGTTGAAGCGGGTGACGGGGCTGCTGGAGCGGGAGAGGCTGGTTGCGGCGGGCGCAGTCGCCAAGAGCTTTTCTACGCCGCGACGGCTGGCGGTGCTGGTTTCGGATGTTACGGAGAAGCAGGAGGACCTGTCGGAGGAGATGATGGGGCCTTCGGCGAAGATCGCGTACAAGGACGGCGTGGCTACTCCGGCGGCGGAGGCGTTTGCGCGCAAGGCGGGCGTAGGCGTGGGGGAGTTGAGGACCGTTACGACGGCCAAGGGTGAGTATCTGGCGGCTACTGTCGTGAAGGCGGGGAAGACGGCGGCGCAGGTGATCCAGGCGGAACTGCCGAAGGAGCTCGCGGGGATCTACTGGGCGAAGAATATGTACTGGCGTGCTGGAAAGCCGGAGAAGTTTGTGCGTCCGGTGCGTTGGATGGTGGCGATGCTGGGCGGCGAGGGGCTGTCGGTGGGCTTCGCGGGATTTGTATCGAACGATGTTACGTATGGGCATCGGGTGCTGTTTGGCGCGGAGCGGGTTGAGCTGAGTGCGCCGGCGGAGTATGAAGGGAAGCTGCTGGAGGCGAAGGTCATCGTCGACGTCGAGGCGCGGCGGCACAGGATTCGCAAGGAGCTGGACCGGGTGTGCAGGACCGTGCCAGCGATGCGGTGGCGCGAGGACCATGCGCTGGTGGACAAGATGACGCACCTGACGGAGTGGCCTTCGGTGATTCTGGGCAGCTTCGATGCGGCGTATCTGGATCTGCCGGAAGAGGTGCTGGTGACGGTGATGCGGGATCACCAGAACTACTTTGCGGTGGAGGATGCCGCGGGCAAGCTGGCTCCTTATTTCCTGGCGGTGCTGAATACGGAGGCCGATGAGGCTGGGCAGGCTGTGATCCGGCATGGCAATGAGCGAGTGCTGCGAGCGCGGTTCAACGATGCGCGGTTCTTCTGGGAGTTCGATCAGAGGACGGCTTTGCTGGACAGGATGTCGCTGCTCGAGAACGTTACGTTTCAGAAGGATTTGGGAAGTTACGCGAAGAAGTCGGAGCAGGTTTGGCAGCTTTGCCGTCTGCTGCTGGAGAAAGCTGAGACGCGTGGGGTGCAGGCGGACTTCAATGCTTTGCATGATGCCGCGAAGCTGGCGAAGACCGATCTTACGGCTGAATTGGTAAAGGAGTTTACGGAGCTTCAGGGCGTGATCGGCGGCTTATATGCGCGGGCTCAGGGTATCTCGGAGAAGGCCGCTGTGGCCATCTATGACCAGTACAAACCGACGTCGATGGAGGATTCGATTCCCCGGTCGATCGAGGGGGCTTTGCTGGCGATTGCGGACAAGGCGAACACGATTGCGGGGATGTTCGGGCTGGGGCTGGAACCGACGGGATCGAAGGATCCGTTTGCGTTGCGGCGGGCTGCGAACGGGATTGTGAAGATTCTGGCTGAGATGCCCGTTGGTCTGACGCTGGGCGATGTGGCGTTTCGTGCTGCCTCCGGACAGGAAGAGCTCTCGCGCAAAATCGAGGTCTTCTTTGCGGAGCGTTTGGAGTTCTATCTGCGCGAGGCAAAGGGGCAGGCTTACGACGTCGTCAAGGCTGTGCTGGTGGTCCGCGCGGATGATGTGCGCGATGCCGTGGCTCGGGCTTTGGCGGTCACGGCGGTGCGTGGCGGCGCGGACTTTGCGGCGGTGTCGTCGGCTTTCAAGAGGATGAAGAATATTCTTGCACAGGCGGCGGAGAAGGGCTTCGCCGCTGCTGCGGTGGTCGATGTTGCTTTGCTGACGGATGCTGAGGAGCTGGCACTGGCTGAGGCTGCGGCGGAGTTGGCTCCGCGGGTGGCTTCGCTGCGTGGAGCTGGCGACTATGTCGGGGCGCTGGAGGCGATCGCCGGGCTTCGGCCGCAGGTGGATGCGTTCTTCGAGGCGGTGATGGTGATGTCTCCGGATGAGGCGGTGCGAGGGAACCGGCTGGCGCTGCTGGGTAAGGTGCTGGGGGATTTCTCGGGGATCGCGGAGTTTTCGGAGATTGTGGTGGCGGGGTAGGTTCTGCGGCTAGGCCCACCTGAGCGCGGGTGGGGCATGCGTTTGTGGCGGGTTGAGGGAGTGCGGGCTTGATGCGCTCGATACCCCACCCTGCTCGATAAAGCCGGGCCAGGATGGGGCACCCGTCGGGATGATTTGAGATTTGAGGGATTTATGGGAAGTGAACTGGCTACGGGTTTTGATTGTTCGGTGTGCGGGTTGCACCATGATGTGCTTCCGCTGAGCTATAGCGTGAAGGCTCCGCTTGCGGTTTTACGGGTGGCTCCGGAGGAGATCGACGAGCGGATTGTGATGACGGCGGATCAGTGCGTGATCGATGGGAGGGAGTTTTATCTCCGAGGGAGGATTCCTGTGCCTGTGCATGGGTTGGAGGAGCCATTTATCTGGGGCGTCTGGGCGGAGGTTGGGCCCAAGGACTTTTTCCGTAGCAATGAGCTTTGGTCGACTCCGGGGCGCGAGGTGGAGCCGGCATTCAAGGGATACCTGGACTCTGATCTGTTTATCTTTGGGAACACGATCAACCTGGAGGTGATGGTCGAGACGCAGGTTGTGGGGCGTCGTCCGCACTTCACGGTGATCGATCCGGCGCATGGGCTGGCGCGGGACCAGAGAGAGGGGATGTCGATGGAACGGGTGGTGGAGATTGCCGAGATGATTCTGCACCGCGGGGAGGAATCCAGCGACTGAAGGTTAGTTCAGGCGCTGGAGGCGGGCGATGAGTTTTTCGGCGAGGGGTTCGCCGGACTCGGTCCAGAGGAGGCGGCTGGAGATGTTGCAGTGCTTCTCGACGAGCAGGGTGAAGGCGAGCAGCATCTCGACGTTCTGCTGGATGTGCTTGGCGGCGTTCTTGTCGAGTTCTTCGTCTTCGAGCACCCAGGGGGTGTCGAGGCCGAAGTCGACGCGGATGTGGCCGTTCTGCTCGTATCCGGATTGTTCGAACTCCGGGCCGAATCCGATGAAGCGGACGCTGGTGGGGTAGCGCTTCCAGCCAGCGTCGATGGTTTTTTCCTCCCCGGGTTTGGAGGGGAAAGGAATGGGCTGTTTGCGGGGGGCGATGTCCTCGAAGGAGTCTTCGAGGTCGTCGGGGAGATCGTCGGGTTCCGGGGCTTCTTCGTCGGGAGCCTTGGCCTCGGGGAACCAGAGGTTCCACTTCATCTCGAACTCGTAGGCCATGTCGTCGTGAAGGCCCTCGGTGGCTTCGGCGACGGCGGAATCGATGGCTGCGGCGAGGGTGTCGGGGGTCTCGGCGGCGCGGTCGTCGGTGACGTAGATGCGCTGGTAGGTGGGTGACTCGGTGAAGTCGATGGGGTAGGCCGAGGCCGCGGCGACGCGTGGGTCGGCGGAGATGGTCGCGAACTGGCGAAGGACGCCGGTAAGAGCCTGCGGAAGGGTTTCGAGGCGGAAGTTCGGGAACCAGAGGCTTAGGTAGAGCTGATCGGCCATAGAGGCTAGTTTACTCCTGTGAAGGCATGGAGGCTGGATCGGGAGTAGGGATCCGGAAAAGCCGCCTGGAAACTAATGGCGGCTGCAACTACAGGGGGCGAAACGAGTCCAATCGGATGCGGATGAGAAGATAGTCAGGGCGAATGATGCGTACGAGTGTGGAGAAGCTTCGGTTGGGTCTGGTCGCGGTCGCGGCTTTGCTCGTGCTGGTGGTCGCGGGATTTCTGTCCTATGCGCACTATCGCTCGAAAAACTTTATCAAGAACCTGCCGAAGACGTTGGGCGCGAATATTACGCGGGAGGCCAACGGCTACACATGGTCGCAGACGGTGCAGGGGCGGACCGTGTTTACGCTGCATGCGGCCAAGCTGGAGCAGAAGCAGGATGGCAAGTACACGCTGCACGATGTGGGGATCGTGCTGTACGGGCGGAAGCAGGACCGCACCGACCGGATCTATGGCAACGAGTTCGAGTACGACCAGCAGGCGGGAATCGTAAGGGGGGTGGGTGAGGTGCATATGGACCTGCAGGCTCCTGCCTCCAGTGCGAATGGGGAGCGCAAAGACCAGCCGGTGGGGGGCGACGAGGCCGGGATGATTCATGTGCTGACGAGTGGGCTGGTGTATCTGGAAAAGCTGGGGGTGGCGGCGACGAGCGAGGATATCGAGTTTTCACAGAAGGAGATGAAGGGCTGGGCGCATGGGGCGGACTATAACGCGGACTCCGGCGTGCTGGTGCTGCAGTCGGCGGTGAGGATGAATGGACTGACGAAGAGCGGGCCTGTGGTGATGACGGCCAGCCGCGCGGAGTGGAATCGCCGGCAGCAGGTGCTGAACTTGACGCAGGTGAAGTCGGTGACGACCGGGGAGACGATCGAGGCTGAGCATGCGGTGGTGAACCTGACGCAGGCGGGGCAGCCGCAGAGGATGGAAGCGGACGGACATGTGTCGGTCGCACGGGCGGAGGGAGGACTGTTGCAGTCGGCACGGGCGGACGTGGCGTTTTGGCCGAATGGGAAGGCCAAGGACGCACGGTTCAACGGTGGTGTGGTCTATACGGATGATGACGACGCCAAGCATGCGCGGGGGACGTCCGACGCGGCTCATGTGGTGTTCGATGGTGCGGGGCTGGCGGACCGGATGGTGATGACGGGTGGGGCTGAGCTGCAGATGCGGCAGAAGGCTGCGGCGAGCGATGCGTGGAGCCAGAAGAATGTGAGTGGGCAGACGGTGGATGTGGCGCTGGGAGCTGCCGCGGGTCCGGCTGGGAAGAGGCAGATTCGAGATGCGGAGGCCACAGGCGGAGCCCGGGTTGTTGCGGTGAGCGAGGGAGTGAAGACGCGGACCGAGATGACGGGGGACGATTTGAAGGCGCACTTCCTGGCAGGGAACCGGGTGGAGCGGGTGGAGGGAACGGGGCACACGGTATTGCACCAGTTGAATGCGGAGGGCGTGGATGAGGTGAGTTCGGGGGATACGACGGAACTGCTGTTTCGCGCAGCTACGGTGAAAGGGAGGGCCAAAACGGCTTCGAGTGTTGCGGCTGGAGCCGAGGAGCTGGTGAGTGCGGTGCAGGTGGGGCATGTGTCCACGGTGCGGAAACGGATGAAGGTGAAGACGGTGGGTGCGGCTCCGGTGCTGGTGGAGGAAAGGGCGACGGCGGATCGAGCGGCGTTCGATGCGGACCTGGACCAGGTGACGCTGACGGGCGGTGTGCAGTTGACGAATGTGGGAAGCACGCTTTGGGGCGGCAAGGTGGTGGTCGAGCGTGGGACGGGGAACGCTACGGCCGAGGGTGGGGTTCGGGTGAACTATGCGCAGGTGGCGAAGGATGGGAAGGATGGCGAGCCGGTGCATGTCCTGGCGGATCATGCAGAGCTGAAGCGGGGGACGCCGGTGGTGAAGGGTGCGAAGAACGCTCCGGACGATGTGGCCTTCTTTTATGGCGTGACGGGGAAGCCGGCGCGGCTGTGGCAGGGGGGATCGCAGGTGCAGGCTCCGGTGCTGAAGTTTGAGGAGGGGGTGAAGAGGCTCACGGCGAATGGGCCTGGACCGGGGATGGTGGTGCATACGGTTCTGGTTGGGGCTGCGAAGGCTGTCGTTGTGCCCAAGGCGGATGCCCCGAAGAAGGACGGCAAGGGGCCTGGTGTGGTACGGGTGGCGAGTCGCGAGATGGTCTATACCGATGGGCTGCGTGAGGTGGTGTTTTCGGGTGGAGTGGTGGTTGAGGACGCGGGTGGAAGCATGAAGGCGCAGAAGGCGACTGCTTATCTCTCGCAGCCACCATCTACGGCGGGAGCTGTGGGGAAGACCTTAGAAGTGGGTTCGTCCGCTGCGCCACGAAATGACAAGACCGCTAAGACGGATCAGCCCTTTCTTGGTGGGAGCGTGGAGCGTGTGGTGGCGGTGGGAAAGGTCGAGATCGATCAGCCGGGTAAGCACGGGGCGGGTGAGGAGCTGGTGTACACGGCGAGCGACCAGATGTTTGTGCTGACGGGAACGAAGGAGACTCCGCCTAGAATGGAGGATGAGACGCGCGGGACGGTGACGGGTGAGTCGATCCGGTTCCATTCGGGCGATGACAGCGTCGTTGTGACGGGCGAGAGCATCGAACAGGGGAAGGGTAAGGCCGCGGGCAAGCGGACGGAGACGAGAGTGAAGCAGTGACGATGCGGCGGCTGGAGACGGAGGAGATTGGGAAGTCGTACGCCGGGCGGCAGGTGGTGCGCGGTGTGTCGGTGTCGATCGAGCAGGGCGAGGTGGTGGGTCTGCTGGGGCCGAATGGGGCGGGAAAGACGACGAGTTTTTATATGATCGTCGGGCTGGTGAGGCCGGATGCGGGCCGGGTGCTGATCGATGGCGACGATATTACGCGGATGCCGATGTACCAGAGGGCTCGGAAGAAGGGCATCAGTTACCTGCCGCAGGAGCCTTCGATCTTTCGGAAGCTGACGGTGGAGGAGAATATTCTGGCGGTGCTGGAGGCGCAGCACCTGAGCTGGGAGAGCAGGCGCACCAGGACGGCAAAGCTGATTGAGCAGTTGAACCTGGGGCATGTGCGTACGACGCAGGGGTATGCGTTGA
This window harbors:
- a CDS encoding acyltransferase family protein; its protein translation is MNQPRLFTTLDGMRGIAALGVVVLHRAGILGRFHASHGHLAVDFFFLLSGFVLTFAYQKRLDSGWPTREFLKVRLVRLYPLYGLAMLMGCVSYAMISTVGMASMWQAQSLSRLGLGLLLVPIFWNRWVLYPLNFPLWSVIFEIVANVVHASVFRRRSWRFVAAFTVAGFLGLCALLFHFRSINYGVRNPHAVWGLVRLLFGYTSGMLLYRVWRSGWVRVKLPSVCVVALLLGVLVIPVPQARIALYELVCVVVVFPVILLLGVSTEPPQVLVGTFRALGVASYAVYVVQEPWYQFLNRVWMLVPGHGELTSSWVSGTLYLGTLMGLALILDRFYDGPVRAWMTQAMTARRPAAMRKKVPPVAA
- the glyS gene encoding glycine--tRNA ligase subunit beta, whose product is MDFLFEIGLEEVPARMIAGAEAELLKRVTGLLERERLVAAGAVAKSFSTPRRLAVLVSDVTEKQEDLSEEMMGPSAKIAYKDGVATPAAEAFARKAGVGVGELRTVTTAKGEYLAATVVKAGKTAAQVIQAELPKELAGIYWAKNMYWRAGKPEKFVRPVRWMVAMLGGEGLSVGFAGFVSNDVTYGHRVLFGAERVELSAPAEYEGKLLEAKVIVDVEARRHRIRKELDRVCRTVPAMRWREDHALVDKMTHLTEWPSVILGSFDAAYLDLPEEVLVTVMRDHQNYFAVEDAAGKLAPYFLAVLNTEADEAGQAVIRHGNERVLRARFNDARFFWEFDQRTALLDRMSLLENVTFQKDLGSYAKKSEQVWQLCRLLLEKAETRGVQADFNALHDAAKLAKTDLTAELVKEFTELQGVIGGLYARAQGISEKAAVAIYDQYKPTSMEDSIPRSIEGALLAIADKANTIAGMFGLGLEPTGSKDPFALRRAANGIVKILAEMPVGLTLGDVAFRAASGQEELSRKIEVFFAERLEFYLREAKGQAYDVVKAVLVVRADDVRDAVARALAVTAVRGGADFAAVSSAFKRMKNILAQAAEKGFAAAAVVDVALLTDAEELALAEAAAELAPRVASLRGAGDYVGALEAIAGLRPQVDAFFEAVMVMSPDEAVRGNRLALLGKVLGDFSGIAEFSEIVVAG
- a CDS encoding DUF2199 domain-containing protein; this translates as MGSELATGFDCSVCGLHHDVLPLSYSVKAPLAVLRVAPEEIDERIVMTADQCVIDGREFYLRGRIPVPVHGLEEPFIWGVWAEVGPKDFFRSNELWSTPGREVEPAFKGYLDSDLFIFGNTINLEVMVETQVVGRRPHFTVIDPAHGLARDQREGMSMERVVEIAEMILHRGEESSD
- a CDS encoding FadR/GntR family transcriptional regulator yields the protein MKKEHHDEPASHSQLTLQVVEHVRALIGSGQLRPGDRLPPERELARELKISRSSLRAGIGFLSAMGVLKSRHGAGTFVSSGPPALDSSSLNILGTLHGFKAEQMFEARLVLEANVAALAAERATEEHLTELAEEVAEMYAALDDPQEYLIHDVRFHRTIARASGNPILGALMETITANMYDSRQTTVGQAADLKESSEMHREIFRAIRAKNAALAKSTMEQHLKMARTAQEIEAAALEGASATETATV
- the metG gene encoding methionine--tRNA ligase; the protein is MSDIAQSAPQKFYLTTPIYYVNARPHIGHAYSTIVGDVIARRHRLLGDDTYFLTGTDEHGQKIERSAAAAGVPPQEFADGVSKTFSDLWKRMGITHDGFIRTTEERHKKGVQKLFAALKERGAIYLDTYTGQYCVSDEAFVDVAQGERCPDCGNMTETITESNYYFKLSEYGERLAGLIESGELLIQPEARRNEVLSFVKSGLKDQSISRTSFKWGVPVPGDEEHVIYVWFDALVNYMTGVGYGSDEPAEIAKFEKYWPADLHLVGKEIIRFHCVYWPAFLMAAGLPIPKSIVANGWLLFEESKMSKSKGNVVRTETILDAFGGLKPDLPKKEQDLFGADVLRYFLLREIPFGQDGSFSFDSLVTRYNADLANGYGNLVSRTLKLIEQSLQSVIPYVDLPAVPDVDRDEEAWESYAFGRSNPEAMWSGNQTPFETLYQLVRNTVSLSKFQSELYSGFALNALLAEIQKIIALADGYISSRAPWKLAKQDSVEARRELEEVLYCSAQAIQIITGLLYPVMPYATSKVWEQLGLGDIEEAARNGELKDLQWGGLKPGTKLGVLAPIFPRADKGLIQVMSEVEANKVVPKSAFTDEVVPAAPVVDATHPAAGPRTFGEEGAGAHVGGSAAESTERVGTPSHTEAVASGVFAASALASAVPDTPQIAIDDFVKVDLRVAQIVVAERIPKADKLLRLEVDLGYEKRQILSGIAEWYTPEDLIGRKIVIIANLAPRKMRGLESRGMLLAASEGENGKPVLATFGEEIAVGTRLR
- a CDS encoding cupin domain-containing protein, with translation MNRRDLITSLSALALAPAAESQPLPNPSDPILGTPRVFLYEDLPTRKNPNGSESRQVTQGTFLTGEYVSIHESTIPVGATPNPLHQHRPSDILLIREGTVAFEHDGKSEKVGPGGVILATSMTAHTIRNIGNVPARYFVIGVSHESPKQLV
- a CDS encoding glycine--tRNA ligase subunit alpha, which translates into the protein MSVEVKKKALTFQELLFTLQRFWAERGCVLQQPYDVEVGAGTMSPDTFLRVLGPKPVRIAYAQPSRRPADGRYGENPNRLFRHTQFQVILKPPPARVQEMYLESLEAIGINLKEHDIKFEEDNWEWPVGGAWGVGWQVMLDGLEITQFTYFQQCGGMDLDPICGEITYGLERIAGFLQDVDSIYDIVWAVEPDTGREVTYGEMRLAEEEQFSAYGFDYASVPSLWKHLELYEEECLAILETSKGYDGMDALTTKRFPVLGAYELALKCSHLFNLLDARGAISVTERVGVMARIRTLVLGVAKAYVGQGEALTAGKRD